The following coding sequences are from one Reyranella humidisoli window:
- a CDS encoding mandelate racemase/muconate lactonizing enzyme family protein — protein sequence MKIARIEDLHCDAGWRDFSFLKITTDDGLVGWSEYNEGYGSAGLTAVIRRMAQGLIGQDPRPIERIMSTIYAITRQAPGGMNQQAMAAIENALIDVKAKALGIPVCEMFGGPVRDRLPLYWSHCGSYRFRNAEVMGVEPVRSLDDLVKLGKHVKERGFKALKTNIFRFDLDPPNMYQPGFGRSPGGPELNADGAVLGAISDGLAAFRQGAGHEMGILLDTNFNFKTEGYIKVARTCEPYNLFWMEIDSYDPEGLRLIRDRASMPIASCESLFGRRQFRPFFENRSIDVSIIDVPWNGLAESLKIASMAEAYEINCAPHNFYGHMSTLMSAHLCAAMPNFRIMEIDIDDVPWKDDLVTHPLVIQNGELIVPTRPGWGADINEEAVKAHPPKNPHP from the coding sequence ATGAAAATCGCCAGGATCGAGGACCTTCACTGCGACGCCGGCTGGCGCGACTTCTCCTTTCTCAAGATCACGACCGACGACGGGCTGGTCGGCTGGTCGGAATACAACGAGGGTTACGGCAGCGCGGGCCTCACGGCCGTGATCCGGCGCATGGCGCAGGGGCTGATCGGCCAGGACCCGCGCCCCATCGAGCGCATCATGTCGACGATCTACGCCATCACCCGCCAGGCACCGGGCGGCATGAACCAACAGGCGATGGCGGCGATCGAGAACGCCCTGATCGACGTCAAGGCCAAGGCGCTGGGCATCCCCGTCTGCGAGATGTTCGGTGGGCCGGTGCGCGACCGGCTGCCGCTCTACTGGTCGCATTGCGGCAGCTACCGGTTCCGCAACGCCGAGGTGATGGGCGTCGAGCCGGTGCGCTCGCTCGACGATCTGGTGAAGCTCGGCAAGCATGTGAAGGAGCGCGGCTTCAAGGCGCTGAAGACCAACATCTTCCGCTTCGATCTCGATCCGCCGAACATGTACCAGCCGGGCTTCGGGCGCAGCCCCGGCGGGCCTGAACTCAATGCCGACGGCGCGGTGCTGGGGGCGATCTCCGACGGGCTGGCCGCCTTCCGCCAGGGCGCCGGCCACGAGATGGGCATCCTTCTCGACACCAACTTCAACTTCAAGACCGAGGGCTACATCAAGGTCGCGCGCACCTGCGAGCCCTACAATCTCTTCTGGATGGAAATCGATTCGTACGATCCCGAGGGGCTGCGCCTGATCCGCGACCGCGCGTCCATGCCCATCGCCTCCTGCGAATCGCTGTTCGGCCGCCGCCAGTTCCGACCGTTCTTCGAGAACCGCTCGATCGATGTGTCGATCATCGACGTGCCGTGGAACGGGCTCGCGGAATCGCTGAAGATCGCCTCGATGGCCGAGGCCTACGAGATCAACTGCGCGCCGCACAATTTCTACGGCCACATGTCGACCCTGATGAGCGCCCATCTGTGCGCTGCCATGCCCAACTTCCGCATCATGGAAATCGATATCGACGACGTGCCGTGGAAGGACGATCTGGTGACTCACCCGCTGGTGATCCAGAATGGCGAACTGATCGTGCCCACCCGGCCCGGCTGGGGCGCCGACATCAACGAGGAAGCGGTCAAGGCACATCCGCCGAAGAACCCGCATCCCTGA
- a CDS encoding NIPSNAP family protein, with the protein MVYEFRTYTLAPGKMPEYLKAAETIGRPARGNNYGVNHGYWTSEFGALNQIWHLWKYDSYEERTRLRTELQKNKDWTEKYIPIVRTCVVRQDLRLMNTVVDIKPDDGTTGNIYELRIYRCGLGGAVQYGKDFKEVQAAREKYSPIWGAWTGEFPQPNEWIHLWRYKNLQERFEARAAAMKDPAWQAYLAKGPAKLQEMHSTLLLPTNYSPLK; encoded by the coding sequence ATGGTCTACGAGTTTCGCACCTACACGCTGGCGCCCGGCAAGATGCCGGAATACCTCAAGGCCGCCGAGACGATCGGCCGTCCGGCGCGCGGCAACAACTATGGCGTCAACCACGGCTACTGGACGTCGGAGTTCGGCGCGCTGAACCAGATCTGGCATCTGTGGAAGTACGACAGCTACGAGGAGCGCACGCGCCTGCGCACCGAGCTGCAGAAGAACAAGGACTGGACCGAGAAGTACATTCCGATCGTGCGGACCTGCGTGGTCCGCCAGGACCTGCGCCTGATGAACACCGTGGTCGACATCAAGCCGGACGATGGCACCACCGGCAACATCTACGAACTGCGCATATACCGTTGCGGCCTCGGCGGCGCGGTGCAGTACGGCAAGGACTTCAAGGAAGTCCAGGCGGCGCGCGAGAAGTACTCGCCGATCTGGGGCGCCTGGACCGGCGAGTTCCCGCAGCCCAACGAGTGGATCCATCTCTGGCGCTACAAGAACCTGCAGGAGCGCTTCGAGGCCCGCGCCGCGGCCATGAAGGATCCGGCGTGGCAGGCCTATCTCGCCAAGGGTCCGGCCAAGCTGCAGGAGATGCACTCCACCCTGCTGCTGCCGACCAACTACTCGCCGCTGAAGTAG
- a CDS encoding xanthine dehydrogenase family protein molybdopterin-binding subunit, whose translation MDVFDDVSLSLMKFGVGQPVPRKEDPTLLRGEGRYSDDVNLAGQAHAVMVRSPVAHGVLRGIDIETASAMPGVLAILTAADLDAAGFGPLRCPMNVPQRDGSPMKTPPRPSLAVGKVRYVGEAVACVVAETAVQAKDAAEAVELDIETLPAVTAPHEALKPGAPQIHDEAPSNLVLDFHYGDGEAVKKAFTEAAHVTRLEIVSNRIAVSAMEPRSAIGSYDPATERWTLHLGCQGVMGIRGTLAKDVLKVTPDKVHVLTGNVGGSFGMKSQVYPEYGPLLLASRKLGRPVKWTDERSESFLSDHAGRDHQRVAELALDKDGRFLAVRLSGTANAGAYIYPPMPATTNAVKNVIDVYRTPAMEVNSKVVFTNTTPVAAYRGAGRPEGNYFMERLIDTAARELAIDPADLRRRNHIAPDQMPYKAPSGMNYDSGEFTAVLDKALKAADWEGFAARKAESAARNKLRGRGIGSYLEVTGPPSKEYGGIRFEEDGTVTMLSGTLDYGQGHATPFAQVLAAHVGIPFERFRLLQGDSDQLKVGGGTGGSRSALVASQAFLEAGDKLIEQGKQIAAHVLEASAVDIEFAHGRFTIAGTDRSIGIIELADRIRGGLTLPADLPQSLDVSHISDNPPFSFPNGCHIAEVEIDRDTGHIDVVRYFMVNDFGTVINPMLVAGQAHGGVLQAIGQALMEHTIYDPQGQPVTGSYMDYALPRAEHAPDMSIESHAVPCKTNRMGIKGCGEAGCAGALPSVMNAIVDALDGKHIDMPATPEKVWRAINAG comes from the coding sequence ATGGACGTGTTCGACGATGTCAGCCTTTCGTTGATGAAGTTCGGCGTCGGCCAGCCGGTGCCTCGCAAGGAAGATCCAACCCTCCTGCGCGGCGAGGGCCGCTATTCGGACGACGTCAACCTCGCTGGGCAGGCCCATGCCGTGATGGTGCGCAGCCCGGTCGCGCACGGCGTGCTCCGAGGCATCGACATCGAGACCGCATCCGCCATGCCTGGCGTGCTCGCCATCCTCACCGCGGCCGACCTCGACGCGGCTGGATTCGGCCCACTGCGCTGCCCGATGAACGTCCCGCAGCGCGACGGCTCGCCGATGAAGACGCCGCCGCGGCCGTCGCTCGCCGTCGGCAAGGTGCGCTATGTCGGCGAGGCGGTGGCCTGCGTCGTGGCCGAGACGGCCGTGCAGGCCAAGGATGCGGCGGAGGCGGTCGAGCTCGACATCGAAACACTGCCCGCCGTCACCGCGCCGCACGAAGCGCTGAAGCCCGGCGCGCCGCAGATTCACGACGAGGCGCCGTCCAATCTCGTGCTCGACTTCCACTACGGCGATGGAGAGGCGGTGAAGAAGGCCTTCACCGAGGCAGCCCACGTGACCCGCCTCGAGATCGTCTCCAACCGCATTGCCGTCAGCGCCATGGAGCCGCGTTCGGCGATCGGCTCCTACGATCCGGCTACGGAGCGCTGGACGCTGCATCTCGGTTGCCAGGGCGTCATGGGCATCCGCGGCACACTGGCCAAGGACGTGCTCAAGGTGACGCCGGACAAGGTCCACGTGCTGACCGGTAACGTCGGCGGCTCCTTCGGGATGAAGTCGCAGGTCTATCCGGAGTATGGCCCGCTGCTGTTGGCTTCCAGGAAGCTCGGCCGGCCGGTGAAATGGACCGACGAGCGCTCCGAAAGCTTCCTCAGCGACCATGCCGGCCGCGATCACCAGCGCGTGGCCGAACTCGCCCTCGACAAGGATGGCCGCTTCCTCGCCGTCCGCCTGTCGGGCACAGCAAACGCAGGCGCCTATATCTATCCGCCGATGCCGGCGACCACGAATGCGGTGAAGAACGTCATCGACGTCTACCGCACACCCGCGATGGAGGTGAACTCCAAGGTGGTCTTCACCAACACGACGCCGGTCGCGGCCTATCGCGGTGCCGGTCGGCCCGAGGGCAACTACTTCATGGAGCGCCTGATCGATACGGCGGCGCGCGAACTCGCGATCGACCCGGCCGACCTGCGGCGGCGCAACCACATCGCGCCCGACCAGATGCCCTACAAGGCGCCGTCGGGCATGAACTACGATTCCGGTGAATTCACCGCGGTGCTCGACAAGGCGCTGAAGGCGGCCGATTGGGAGGGCTTCGCGGCCCGCAAGGCCGAAAGCGCGGCGCGCAACAAGCTGCGCGGCCGGGGCATCGGCTCCTATCTCGAGGTCACCGGCCCTCCCAGCAAGGAGTATGGCGGCATCCGCTTCGAGGAAGACGGCACCGTCACCATGCTGAGTGGCACACTCGATTATGGCCAGGGGCATGCGACGCCCTTCGCCCAGGTGCTGGCGGCGCATGTCGGCATTCCGTTCGAGCGCTTCCGGCTGCTCCAGGGCGATTCCGACCAGCTCAAGGTCGGTGGCGGCACCGGCGGCTCGCGTTCGGCGCTGGTCGCCTCGCAGGCCTTTCTGGAGGCCGGCGACAAGCTGATCGAGCAAGGCAAGCAGATCGCCGCTCATGTCCTCGAAGCCTCGGCCGTCGATATCGAGTTCGCGCACGGCCGTTTCACGATTGCCGGCACGGACCGCAGCATCGGGATAATCGAACTCGCCGACAGGATTCGCGGTGGCCTGACATTGCCGGCCGACCTGCCCCAGTCGCTCGACGTCAGCCACATCTCGGACAATCCGCCGTTTTCATTCCCCAACGGCTGCCATATCGCCGAAGTCGAGATTGACCGCGACACCGGTCATATCGATGTCGTGCGCTACTTCATGGTCAACGACTTCGGCACGGTCATCAATCCGATGCTGGTCGCGGGCCAGGCGCATGGCGGGGTGCTGCAGGCAATCGGCCAGGCGCTGATGGAACATACGATCTACGACCCGCAAGGCCAGCCGGTCACGGGCAGCTACATGGACTATGCCCTGCCGCGTGCCGAGCACGCGCCGGATATGTCGATCGAGAGCCACGCCGTGCCCTGCAAGACCAATCGCATGGGCATCAAGGGCTGCGGCGAGGCGGGCTGTGCCGGCGCGCTGCCGTCGGTCATGAACGCGATCGTCGATGCGCTGGACGGCAAGCACATCGACATGCCGGCCACGCCCGAGAAGGTCTGGCGCGCGATCAACGCGGGTTAA
- a CDS encoding glutathione S-transferase family protein translates to MLKLYYSPGSSSMAAHIALHEVGATFDKHAVSVPRKETRTSDFLAVNPVGKVPVLMIDGKPLTEVAGILFYLARTYPAANLLPAGDTEAEAQAVSWMSYVASTIHPAIRQGVAEARELYAVADKRLGNRTWILGDRYSIADIHLFRVYWRFRDQLERKPGDFPALEAHHARMLERPAVKKTIEIEKV, encoded by the coding sequence ATGCTCAAGCTCTATTACTCGCCCGGCTCCAGCTCCATGGCAGCCCACATCGCCCTCCACGAGGTCGGCGCCACCTTCGACAAGCACGCCGTCTCGGTGCCGCGCAAGGAGACGCGCACGTCCGACTTCCTTGCCGTCAATCCGGTGGGCAAGGTGCCGGTCCTGATGATCGACGGGAAACCACTCACCGAGGTGGCCGGCATCCTGTTCTATCTCGCCCGTACTTATCCCGCGGCGAACCTGCTGCCGGCCGGCGACACGGAAGCCGAGGCGCAGGCTGTCTCGTGGATGTCCTACGTCGCCTCGACGATTCATCCGGCGATCCGGCAGGGCGTCGCGGAAGCCCGCGAACTCTACGCGGTGGCGGACAAGCGCCTGGGCAATCGCACATGGATCCTGGGTGATCGCTATTCGATCGCCGACATCCACCTGTTCCGCGTCTACTGGCGCTTCCGCGACCAGCTCGAGCGCAAGCCGGGCGACTTCCCCGCGCTCGAAGCCCACCATGCCCGCATGCTGGAACGGCCTGCGGTCAAGAAGACGATCGAGATCGAGAAGGTCTGA
- a CDS encoding D-2-hydroxyacid dehydrogenase has product MTTLLLSSHALRVWGERIAAAVPPGTLSFLTAEAALAADGPGAADIAFMTREVTGKSSPGNLTPELQGFDAVVLKSPNLKWLQIHPAGAERPIYRELRARGVKVTTASGATAVTVAHSTLGAVIAINRRFPLLADAQRRHAWEPRLGERSPRDLAGQCAVIVGMGPIGQNIARLLAMLGMRAIGVRRTAEPVEPCERVVAYEQLHQVLPEADWLILCCPASPVTRGIANAAAFAAMPDGAHFVNVARGEVAVENDVIAALQSGKLGGAYLDVFEREPLDPASPLWDLPNVLVSPHTASHSLGQNEAIFGIFLENLARFRAGQALRNDVDRLG; this is encoded by the coding sequence ATGACCACGCTTCTGCTTTCGTCCCATGCGCTTCGTGTCTGGGGCGAGCGAATTGCGGCAGCCGTGCCGCCGGGCACGCTGTCCTTCCTTACTGCCGAAGCGGCGCTGGCCGCCGACGGACCCGGCGCCGCCGATATCGCCTTCATGACCCGCGAGGTCACGGGCAAGTCCAGTCCGGGCAATCTGACGCCCGAATTGCAGGGCTTCGACGCGGTCGTGCTCAAGTCGCCGAACCTGAAATGGCTGCAGATCCACCCGGCCGGGGCCGAACGGCCGATCTATCGCGAATTGCGAGCGCGCGGCGTCAAGGTGACGACCGCCTCGGGCGCCACGGCCGTCACCGTAGCGCACAGCACCCTGGGCGCCGTGATCGCGATCAACCGGCGCTTCCCGCTGCTGGCCGATGCACAGCGCCGCCATGCCTGGGAGCCGCGGCTGGGTGAGCGCTCGCCGCGCGACCTGGCCGGCCAGTGTGCCGTGATCGTCGGCATGGGACCGATCGGACAGAACATCGCCAGGCTGCTCGCGATGCTGGGCATGCGCGCCATCGGCGTGCGGCGCACCGCCGAGCCGGTTGAGCCGTGTGAGCGCGTCGTCGCCTATGAGCAGTTGCACCAGGTGCTGCCGGAAGCCGACTGGCTGATCCTCTGCTGCCCGGCCTCGCCGGTGACGCGCGGCATCGCCAATGCGGCGGCCTTCGCGGCGATGCCCGACGGTGCGCATTTCGTGAACGTCGCGCGCGGCGAAGTCGCGGTGGAGAACGACGTCATCGCCGCGTTGCAGAGCGGCAAGCTCGGCGGCGCCTATCTCGACGTGTTCGAGCGCGAGCCGCTCGATCCGGCCTCGCCGCTGTGGGACCTGCCCAACGTGCTGGTCTCGCCGCACACCGCCAGCCATTCGCTGGGGCAGAACGAGGCGATCTTCGGCATCTTCCTCGAAAACCTCGCGCGCTTCCGCGCCGGTCAGGCGTTGCGTAACGACGTCGACAGGCTCGGCTGA
- a CDS encoding CobW family GTP-binding protein, with amino-acid sequence MSGARPGGRLPVTVIGGYLGTGKTTLVNRLLRAADGQRLAVLVNDFGATPIDRDLIVSSSGDTLEISGGCVCCSYGSDLMDTLMTLPEQRPDIERVVLETSGVALPGMVASAVTLLPAYRIDGIVVMVDVETVRTMADDAYLGDTITRQLAAADLVIANRCDLVDETSLQETLAWLATQSPAARLIPATRAEIAPDLLLGLRDGAAPRLSATLTTPGAPDAASLYDSLELDVPDDVDAAELGQSLGAPGTGVLRAKGILNRGDGKPIALHVVGQRFEIDAAPPGATPGKLVVIGLRARLDREAVARALQPSLSTSLRNA; translated from the coding sequence GTGAGCGGGGCACGGCCCGGCGGGCGGCTGCCGGTCACGGTGATCGGCGGCTATCTCGGCACCGGCAAGACGACGCTCGTCAATCGCCTGCTGCGCGCCGCCGACGGCCAGCGGCTCGCCGTGCTGGTCAACGATTTCGGCGCGACGCCGATCGACCGCGACCTGATCGTGTCGTCGAGCGGCGACACGCTGGAGATTTCCGGCGGCTGCGTCTGCTGCAGCTACGGCTCCGACCTGATGGACACGCTGATGACGCTGCCCGAGCAGCGGCCGGACATCGAGCGCGTGGTGCTGGAGACCAGCGGCGTCGCGCTGCCGGGCATGGTCGCCAGCGCCGTCACCCTCCTGCCGGCCTATCGCATCGACGGCATCGTCGTGATGGTCGACGTCGAGACCGTGCGGACGATGGCCGACGACGCCTACCTCGGCGACACGATCACCCGCCAGCTCGCCGCCGCCGACCTCGTCATTGCCAATCGCTGCGATCTCGTGGACGAGACGTCATTGCAGGAGACGCTCGCGTGGCTGGCGACGCAAAGTCCCGCGGCACGGCTTATCCCGGCAACACGGGCCGAGATCGCGCCCGACCTGCTGCTCGGCCTGCGCGACGGCGCAGCGCCTCGCCTGTCGGCGACACTCACGACGCCCGGCGCGCCGGACGCGGCATCGCTCTACGACTCACTGGAGTTGGATGTGCCCGATGACGTCGACGCCGCGGAGCTCGGCCAGAGCCTCGGCGCGCCTGGCACCGGCGTGCTGCGCGCCAAGGGCATCCTGAATCGCGGTGACGGCAAACCGATCGCGCTGCATGTCGTTGGCCAGCGCTTCGAGATCGACGCGGCACCTCCCGGCGCGACACCGGGCAAGCTGGTAGTCATCGGCCTAAGGGCGCGCCTCGACCGCGAGGCGGTCGCGCGTGCGCTTCAGCCGAGCCTGTCGACGTCGTTACGCAACGCCTGA
- a CDS encoding amidohydrolase has translation MTLSPITIFRARRILTMNPARPEATHVAVRDGRILGAGPLEELAGWGTYTLDERFADKVLMPGLVEGHSHAAEGTFWRYTYLGRFDRMDPEGKVWKGAESIEDVVARLQEAERKLASPTEVLAGWGLDPIYYGDRRVVRADFDRVSTTRAIGVMHASGHIFNVNTRALELAGLMRPGVNHPGIPLGADGLPTGELKGPEAMTIVGAHVGFDREALANDEEGLKRFAKLCVRQGVTTATDLANLLPDDAVSMMARVTGEASFPVRIVSFRRFQALTPEQVVDIAVKLKAKSTDRLRLGAIKLFVDGSIQGFSARLRWPGYYNGAPNGLWYTPPEAISGLYKLALQKGVLVHSHTNGDQATEMALDCLEGALLDQPARDHRFTLQHCQLADAAQFRRMARLGMCANLFPNHHFYWGDQHYETTVGPERAMRMNACATALASGVPLAIHSDAPVTPLGPIFTAWCAVNRLTASGRTLGTSEAISVADALRTITLGAAWTLRLDGEVGSIECGKRADFAVLEDDPLEIAPDKLKDVRIWGTVQGGRPFPANGV, from the coding sequence ATGACACTCAGCCCGATCACGATCTTCCGCGCCCGCCGAATCCTCACCATGAATCCCGCCCGGCCCGAGGCCACGCACGTGGCCGTGCGCGACGGCCGCATCCTGGGCGCCGGCCCGCTGGAGGAACTCGCCGGCTGGGGCACCTACACGCTGGACGAACGCTTCGCCGACAAGGTGCTGATGCCCGGTCTCGTCGAGGGCCACAGCCACGCTGCCGAGGGCACCTTCTGGCGCTACACCTATCTCGGCCGCTTCGACCGCATGGATCCCGAAGGCAAGGTGTGGAAGGGCGCGGAGTCCATCGAGGACGTCGTGGCGCGCCTGCAGGAGGCCGAGCGCAAGCTTGCCTCGCCAACCGAAGTGCTCGCCGGCTGGGGCCTCGACCCCATCTACTACGGCGACCGTCGCGTCGTGCGCGCCGACTTCGACCGCGTGTCGACGACGCGCGCGATCGGCGTGATGCATGCCAGCGGCCACATCTTCAACGTGAACACCCGCGCGCTCGAACTGGCCGGCCTGATGCGGCCGGGCGTCAACCATCCCGGCATTCCGCTCGGCGCCGACGGCCTGCCGACCGGCGAACTGAAGGGCCCCGAGGCGATGACGATCGTTGGCGCCCATGTCGGTTTCGACCGCGAGGCGCTGGCCAACGACGAGGAAGGCCTGAAGCGCTTCGCCAAGCTCTGCGTGCGCCAGGGCGTCACCACGGCGACCGATCTCGCCAACCTGCTGCCGGACGACGCGGTCTCGATGATGGCACGCGTCACCGGTGAAGCCAGCTTCCCCGTGCGCATCGTCTCGTTCCGCCGCTTCCAGGCGCTGACGCCGGAGCAGGTGGTCGACATCGCCGTGAAGCTCAAGGCGAAATCGACCGACCGGCTGCGGCTCGGCGCCATCAAATTGTTCGTCGACGGCTCGATCCAGGGCTTCTCCGCGCGGCTGCGGTGGCCCGGCTACTACAACGGCGCGCCGAACGGCCTGTGGTACACGCCGCCCGAGGCGATCAGCGGCCTCTACAAGCTCGCACTACAGAAGGGCGTGCTGGTGCACAGCCACACCAATGGCGACCAGGCGACCGAGATGGCGCTGGATTGCCTCGAAGGCGCGCTGCTCGACCAGCCGGCGCGCGACCATCGCTTCACGCTGCAGCATTGCCAGCTCGCCGACGCCGCGCAGTTTCGGCGCATGGCGCGGCTCGGCATGTGCGCCAACCTGTTCCCAAACCATCACTTCTACTGGGGCGACCAGCACTACGAGACGACGGTCGGCCCGGAACGGGCGATGCGCATGAACGCCTGCGCCACCGCGCTGGCCAGCGGCGTGCCGCTCGCGATCCATTCCGACGCGCCGGTGACGCCGCTCGGCCCGATCTTCACGGCGTGGTGCGCCGTCAACCGGCTTACCGCCAGCGGCCGGACGCTCGGCACCAGCGAGGCCATCTCGGTGGCCGACGCGCTGCGCACGATCACGCTGGGCGCCGCCTGGACGCTCAGGCTCGATGGCGAGGTCGGCTCGATCGAGTGCGGCAAGCGCGCCGACTTCGCGGTGCTGGAGGACGATCCGCTGGAGATCGCGCCGGACAAGCTGAAGGACGTGCGCATCTGGGGCACGGTCCAGGGCGGCCGTCCCTTCCCCGCCAACGGGGTGTGA
- a CDS encoding Bug family tripartite tricarboxylate transporter substrate binding protein, which yields MRLSRRATLGLLATSPALAAPAVWAQGRDWPNRRLRLLVPSAAGGYEVYARILAPRLAELLGQPVVVDNKPGANGIIGMQEVQRSAPDGYTFMFAHIGAISIGSSIYTNMPLDPVDDLASISVAVTSPLVWVVTPSLPFRTMPEFIAKAKAEPGQWRYGLPASGSIPHLVAEDTKIRHKLDMPAVPYRSTPQSLLAVINGEVPITVDSLGASAGHIAGGKLRALAVTSRERSEKLPDVPTMMELGLDPREWVAWYAFMAPKGTPDEIIQKLNTAINQALREEAIATRIRELGASPRITTPAETLAFITQERTDFGAIARAGKIRVE from the coding sequence ATGCGCCTGTCACGTCGCGCCACGCTCGGCCTGTTGGCCACGTCACCCGCCCTGGCGGCGCCCGCGGTATGGGCGCAAGGGCGCGACTGGCCCAACCGGCGGCTCCGACTCCTCGTTCCCAGCGCCGCCGGTGGCTACGAAGTCTATGCCCGCATCCTGGCGCCGCGCCTCGCGGAACTGCTGGGCCAGCCCGTCGTCGTCGACAACAAGCCCGGCGCCAACGGCATCATCGGCATGCAGGAAGTCCAGCGCAGCGCGCCCGACGGCTACACCTTCATGTTCGCCCATATCGGCGCGATCTCGATCGGCAGCAGTATCTACACCAACATGCCGCTCGATCCGGTCGACGATCTCGCCTCGATCTCGGTCGCCGTCACCTCGCCGCTGGTCTGGGTGGTGACGCCGTCGCTGCCCTTCAGAACGATGCCGGAGTTCATCGCCAAGGCGAAGGCGGAGCCCGGCCAGTGGCGCTACGGCCTGCCCGCGTCCGGCAGCATTCCGCACCTGGTCGCGGAGGACACCAAGATCCGCCACAAGCTCGACATGCCCGCGGTACCCTACCGCAGCACGCCGCAGTCGCTGTTGGCGGTGATCAACGGCGAGGTGCCGATCACGGTCGACAGCCTCGGCGCCAGCGCCGGTCACATTGCCGGCGGCAAGCTGCGCGCACTGGCCGTCACCTCGCGCGAGCGCTCGGAGAAGCTGCCCGACGTGCCAACGATGATGGAACTCGGCCTCGATCCGCGCGAATGGGTCGCCTGGTACGCCTTCATGGCGCCCAAGGGCACGCCTGACGAAATCATCCAGAAGCTGAATACGGCCATCAATCAGGCGCTGCGCGAGGAGGCCATCGCCACGCGCATCCGCGAGCTGGGCGCCTCGCCGCGCATCACCACGCCGGCCGAGACGCTCGCCTTCATCACGCAGGAGCGCACCGACTTCGGCGCCATCGCGCGAGCCGGCAAGATCAGGGTGGAATAA
- a CDS encoding acyl-CoA dehydrogenase family protein encodes MNELTEDSVRADVRAWLEANWSPELGLVEWRNKLADSGWGVPTWPKEWYGRDLPQAFQAVVDEEFARIGAIGVAKAGIRTLAAATILAHGTDLHKEKFLRRILTGEDTWCQLFSEPGSGSDVAGAVTRAEMSGNKWIVNGQKVWTTSAHHAHWGLLLARTDWDQTKHKGLSYFIIDMHQPGVNVQPLKQMNGHASFNQVFMTDAVVEPEFLVANVGDGWAVTTTTLMHERRGADGLRTWAMGSDRKGRAYDEERAEIATTMEPYKWYPQRAGRVDLILSRAKETGHLDDPVARQEIARLLTMSKAAEWTARRARAAAQQGKPQGPEGSLGKLVASHIARAAARIHTQLSGADALLTGADSPLNGTIAEILVSVPATSIAGGTDEIQRNIISERVLKMPKEPSIDTTKPFRDVPRNTVR; translated from the coding sequence ATGAACGAACTCACCGAAGACTCCGTCCGCGCCGACGTGCGCGCCTGGCTCGAAGCCAACTGGAGCCCCGAACTCGGCCTCGTCGAATGGCGCAACAAGCTGGCCGATTCGGGCTGGGGCGTCCCGACCTGGCCCAAGGAATGGTACGGCCGCGACCTGCCGCAGGCCTTCCAGGCCGTCGTCGACGAAGAATTCGCGCGCATCGGCGCGATCGGCGTCGCCAAGGCCGGCATCCGCACCCTGGCCGCCGCGACCATCCTCGCGCACGGCACCGATCTCCATAAGGAGAAGTTCCTGCGCCGCATCCTCACCGGCGAGGACACCTGGTGCCAGCTCTTCAGCGAGCCCGGCTCCGGCTCCGACGTGGCCGGCGCCGTCACCCGCGCCGAGATGAGCGGCAACAAGTGGATCGTGAACGGCCAGAAGGTCTGGACGACCTCGGCCCATCACGCACACTGGGGCCTGCTGCTGGCCCGCACCGACTGGGACCAGACCAAGCACAAGGGCCTGTCCTATTTCATCATCGACATGCACCAGCCCGGCGTGAACGTGCAGCCGCTGAAGCAGATGAACGGCCACGCCTCGTTCAACCAGGTGTTCATGACCGACGCCGTGGTCGAGCCGGAGTTCCTCGTCGCCAACGTGGGCGACGGCTGGGCCGTGACGACGACGACCTTGATGCACGAGCGCCGCGGCGCCGACGGCCTGCGCACCTGGGCGATGGGGTCGGACCGCAAGGGCCGCGCCTACGACGAGGAGCGGGCCGAGATCGCCACGACGATGGAGCCCTACAAGTGGTATCCGCAGCGCGCGGGCCGGGTCGACCTGATCCTGTCGCGCGCCAAGGAAACCGGCCATCTCGACGATCCCGTGGCGCGGCAGGAGATCGCCAGGCTGCTCACCATGTCGAAGGCCGCCGAATGGACGGCGCGCCGCGCCCGCGCCGCTGCCCAGCAGGGCAAGCCGCAGGGCCCCGAAGGCTCGCTGGGCAAGCTGGTCGCGAGCCATATCGCCCGCGCTGCGGCCCGCATCCACACCCAGCTCTCGGGCGCCGACGCCCTGCTGACCGGCGCCGACAGCCCGCTGAACGGCACGATCGCCGAGATCCTGGTCTCGGTGCCGGCCACGTCGATTGCCGGCGGCACCGACGAGATCCAGCGCAACATCATCTCCGAGCGCGTCCTCAAGATGCCCAAGGAGCCGAGCATCGACACGACCAAGCCGTTCCGCGACGTGCCGCGCAATACGGTTCGGTAG